Proteins encoded together in one Aminipila butyrica window:
- a CDS encoding metal-dependent transcriptional regulator, translated as MQEHMKVRESAENYLKTILLLQSELGEVRSIDVANALGVSKPSVSNAIKKLRREGLVVMAENYNLLLTEDGFKYATTIFERHQIIEKFLTDNLGIDRKTAHKDSCHMEHLLSPETLSKIKENYEGNKMGASPL; from the coding sequence ATGCAAGAACACATGAAAGTACGCGAATCTGCGGAAAATTACTTAAAGACAATCCTGCTATTGCAAAGTGAACTTGGCGAAGTTCGTTCAATTGATGTGGCCAATGCTCTTGGCGTATCCAAGCCTAGTGTCAGCAATGCCATCAAAAAACTTCGCCGGGAAGGACTTGTGGTCATGGCAGAAAACTACAATCTCTTGCTGACAGAAGATGGCTTTAAATATGCTACTACTATATTTGAGCGTCATCAAATCATCGAAAAGTTTTTAACAGACAATCTTGGAATTGATAGAAAAACTGCGCATAAAGATTCCTGCCACATGGAGCATCTCTTAAGTCCGGAGACTTTGAGCAAAATTAAGGAAAATTACGAAGGAAATAAAATGGGTGCATCGCCGCTTTGA
- a CDS encoding DMT family transporter — translation MDDYHKLTTKAEELKQTLSKENDRDPEGITDMQRASAAEGTASNADVTGTPKEHPLRKGISYILASSLGFSIIPILASLGFSANASPVTMLFYRFLIAGIVFFTYCFIRQRSFLRQSRKNTVQLVTAAIIYSIQCILFFSAFQYIPAALGEVIFYIYPVFVAALSVLFLKERMTRYRVVGILTALLGIFVVLYAPAGGLHLRGVLLVLLAALASSCYFIFNKKFTSEISAPVLMTYVCFTCSFLYLIYSLFTGEFTVPTEGKVWLYILLLALWSTCVGLFCLMQGLKLLSAGIVSLLSLAEPIFTILLSFLIFGTALTPSQLLGSGLVLVAIYIYEKN, via the coding sequence ATGGACGATTACCACAAGCTGACGACAAAGGCCGAGGAACTGAAACAGACATTAAGCAAAGAAAACGACAGGGATCCAGAAGGGATAACAGACATGCAACGGGCTTCTGCCGCAGAGGGAACAGCTTCAAATGCAGACGTGACAGGGACACCGAAGGAGCATCCACTGCGGAAAGGCATTTCCTATATCTTAGCCTCTTCTCTCGGGTTTAGCATTATCCCCATTCTAGCCTCCTTAGGCTTCTCGGCTAACGCTTCACCTGTTACCATGCTATTTTACCGGTTTCTCATTGCTGGAATCGTGTTTTTTACTTACTGCTTTATTCGGCAGCGATCATTTCTGCGGCAGAGCCGAAAAAATACAGTCCAGCTGGTAACGGCAGCAATCATCTACTCCATTCAGTGCATCTTATTTTTTTCCGCCTTTCAATACATACCGGCAGCCTTAGGGGAAGTAATTTTTTATATCTACCCTGTCTTCGTAGCTGCCTTATCCGTTCTCTTTCTTAAAGAACGGATGACCCGATACCGAGTTGTGGGCATTCTTACAGCATTACTGGGCATTTTCGTGGTCTTATATGCCCCAGCAGGCGGCTTGCACCTAAGAGGTGTGCTGCTGGTGTTGCTGGCCGCACTGGCCAGTTCCTGCTATTTTATCTTTAATAAGAAGTTCACCTCGGAAATCAGTGCTCCTGTGCTGATGACCTATGTATGCTTTACTTGCAGCTTTCTTTATCTGATCTACAGCTTGTTCACTGGAGAATTTACCGTACCTACGGAAGGAAAGGTCTGGCTGTATATCTTGCTGCTGGCGCTCTGGTCCACTTGCGTCGGCCTCTTCTGTCTGATGCAGGGGCTTAAACTGCTCAGTGCGGGGATCGTCTCTCTGCTCAGCCTCGCAGAACCCATCTTCACCATCCTGCTTTCGTTCTTGATTTTTGGCACAGCCCTGACACCTTCTCAGCTGCTGGGCTCCGGATTAGTCCTCGTTGCCATTTATATCTATGAAAAGAATTAA
- the rplM gene encoding 50S ribosomal protein L13 — protein sequence MKSFIAKPHEVEHKWYVIDAEGKTLGRLASEVAAILRGKKKPIYTPHVDCGDYVIVINAEKVEVTGKKRKEKIYKRHTGYPGGLREITFEKLQAKKPDEIIRHAVKGMMPNGKLGRQMYKKLKVYAGTQHDHAAQKPEVWEF from the coding sequence ATGAAATCATTTATCGCGAAGCCTCATGAAGTAGAGCATAAGTGGTATGTAATTGATGCTGAGGGTAAGACTCTTGGTAGACTTGCATCCGAAGTTGCTGCTATTCTTAGAGGTAAGAAAAAGCCAATCTACACACCACACGTTGATTGCGGAGACTATGTAATCGTAATTAATGCAGAGAAGGTAGAAGTAACAGGTAAGAAGAGAAAAGAAAAGATTTATAAGAGACATACTGGATATCCAGGCGGTCTTCGTGAGATCACTTTTGAAAAGTTACAGGCAAAGAAGCCAGACGAAATAATCAGACATGCTGTAAAAGGCATGATGCCAAACGGCAAGCTTGGCAGACAGATGTACAAAAAACTGAAGGTTTATGCAGGTACACAGCACGATCATGCAGCTCAGAAGCCAGAAGTTTGGGAATTTTAG
- a CDS encoding copper amine oxidase N-terminal domain-containing protein, translated as MKKKAILKILTGALCLTLITSTAAFADTGVQAGPVLADGGNDVQEVQQQEQQFVVEEGIIEQITDQGEAYRIQIKNDNMGMIFFVKADLFVFDQASGKQIAVQDLKKDMRLTAILPANAAVTLSIPAQTGHVTAFIVRSDSSSLNVSVYDDSLVNQDNTLKLNLSEKTKVLDTKGSKRLYTAEDIANKTCVVLYTVSTRSIPAQTTPENVILLEEAAPEQAAPAYVSLRAAAEAKGYQVKWTSNEKPIVLTKNDMEIQLTVGSDAFQFTHQTKDLKALDQVEKMDLPVVLQGGQTMVADSFVKDME; from the coding sequence ATGAAAAAGAAAGCTATTTTAAAGATACTGACAGGGGCTTTGTGCCTGACACTGATTACATCTACAGCCGCTTTTGCAGACACGGGAGTCCAGGCCGGACCAGTTTTGGCTGACGGGGGGAATGACGTGCAGGAAGTGCAGCAGCAGGAGCAACAGTTTGTAGTGGAAGAAGGCATTATTGAGCAGATAACGGACCAGGGCGAAGCCTATCGCATTCAAATTAAAAACGACAACATGGGGATGATTTTCTTTGTGAAAGCGGACCTCTTTGTGTTTGATCAGGCTTCTGGAAAGCAGATTGCGGTTCAGGACTTGAAGAAAGATATGAGGCTGACTGCCATTTTGCCAGCTAATGCAGCCGTTACGTTGAGTATTCCGGCTCAGACGGGGCATGTGACGGCCTTTATCGTCCGCAGTGACAGCAGTTCACTGAATGTTTCCGTTTATGATGATTCCTTGGTAAATCAGGATAATACATTGAAGTTGAATTTGTCTGAGAAAACGAAGGTTTTGGATACGAAAGGCAGCAAGCGGTTGTATACGGCAGAGGATATAGCAAATAAGACTTGTGTCGTTCTTTATACGGTATCCACCCGGAGTATTCCGGCTCAGACCACACCAGAGAATGTCATTCTGCTAGAGGAAGCCGCACCAGAACAGGCTGCTCCCGCCTACGTTTCTTTGAGAGCAGCGGCGGAGGCAAAAGGATATCAGGTGAAGTGGACTTCCAACGAAAAGCCTATTGTTTTAACTAAAAACGATATGGAAATTCAGCTGACCGTTGGCAGCGATGCTTTTCAGTTCACGCATCAAACAAAAGATTTAAAGGCTTTAGACCAAGTAGAGAAGATGGATTTGCCGGTAGTCTTACAGGGAGGACAGACTATGGTGGCAGATAGTTTTGTGAAGGACATGGAATAA
- a CDS encoding MarR family winged helix-turn-helix transcriptional regulator — MNTIKETIDEQLQQLQMLMHRTWFSHFAGAGKSRNPHRGQGRILALLKLKPQISQKELTYLLNMSKQAVAELIAKLERNGYITREPSEEDKRVMTIRLTEEGAKAADHVDDAASETVKILDCFNEEELITFSEYLGRIIQQYEEQFPDEDFEQRRRHIEAFMALHGGGFRHGCKSDFDGQEHEHEHRHRQEHRHGHGFGHGHKHGFDRHGHDNCEDFKGCGHHHEKTEESPAEKKQSDEEHENRCKNT, encoded by the coding sequence ATGAATACAATAAAAGAAACGATTGATGAACAACTGCAACAGTTGCAAATGCTAATGCACCGCACTTGGTTCAGCCACTTCGCCGGTGCAGGAAAATCCCGCAACCCCCACCGAGGACAAGGACGGATATTGGCACTCCTCAAATTAAAGCCTCAAATTAGTCAGAAAGAGTTGACCTATTTACTGAACATGAGCAAGCAAGCTGTCGCTGAGTTGATTGCTAAGCTGGAAAGAAACGGATATATCACCCGTGAACCTTCCGAAGAAGATAAACGTGTTATGACTATCCGGTTGACAGAAGAAGGCGCGAAAGCTGCTGATCATGTAGATGACGCCGCCTCTGAGACGGTGAAGATTCTAGACTGCTTCAATGAGGAAGAGCTAATCACTTTCAGCGAATATCTGGGGCGCATTATCCAACAGTATGAAGAACAATTCCCGGATGAAGACTTTGAACAACGGCGGCGGCACATAGAAGCGTTCATGGCGCTTCACGGCGGCGGTTTCAGGCATGGATGCAAGTCCGATTTTGACGGGCAGGAACATGAACATGAGCACAGACACAGACAAGAGCATAGGCATGGGCATGGATTCGGACACGGACACAAACACGGTTTTGACCGGCACGGCCATGACAACTGCGAAGATTTCAAGGGGTGCGGACATCATCATGAGAAAACGGAGGAATCCCCTGCTGAGAAAAAACAATCGGATGAGGAGCATGAAAACCGATGCAAGAACACATGA
- a CDS encoding phosphohexomutase domain-containing protein, whose product MKRDYKKLQNGSDIRGIALEGIAGEVPNLGAEEAERLSAAFLLWLSEKTGKKPGELKVAVGRDPRISGEMLLEAVIRGLARHGATVIPCGLASTPAMFMSTVFPEFACHGAIMITASHLPFNRNGFKYFHRGGGLDKNDIGKIIAWAEGEAFLAALGDPVAEQDWKRSEQGLMGVYSRFLRDKIKAGVNSCLDYEKPLKGLKIVVDAGNGGGGFYAKQVLAPLGADISASQFLEPDGTFPNHAPNPEDKAAMAAISQQVLETQSDLGLIFDTDVDRSSAVDHQGREISRNGIVAMAAALVAETYPGTTVVTDSITSDQLTVFLEQELGLKHKRFKRGYKNVINEAVRLNEEGIDSQLAIETSGHAALKENHFLDDGAYLATKIVIKAAQLAAEGKTLDSLINRLEEPVEAIEIRLPITCEDFGPYGDRILQELRQWSSMSDCAQRKADGEIEAVEEGSCVLCHCGMSLVEPNYEGVRINFNQSHGDGWCLLRKSLHDPIMPLNIESNQPGGCKQIAEKLRPFLAAYEQLDISKL is encoded by the coding sequence ATGAAACGTGATTATAAAAAGCTGCAAAATGGGAGTGACATTCGAGGCATTGCGCTGGAGGGAATAGCGGGAGAAGTACCTAATCTGGGGGCGGAAGAGGCGGAACGTCTGTCGGCAGCCTTTCTGCTGTGGCTTTCTGAAAAGACGGGGAAGAAGCCCGGTGAGTTAAAGGTGGCAGTGGGACGGGATCCTCGGATATCCGGAGAGATGCTGCTGGAAGCAGTAATCCGAGGCCTAGCTCGTCATGGGGCTACGGTGATACCTTGCGGCCTGGCTTCTACACCGGCGATGTTTATGAGCACGGTTTTTCCCGAGTTTGCCTGTCATGGGGCGATTATGATAACTGCCAGTCACCTGCCTTTTAACCGCAATGGATTTAAATACTTTCATCGGGGTGGCGGCTTGGACAAGAACGATATCGGGAAAATTATTGCCTGGGCGGAGGGGGAAGCGTTCTTGGCAGCCTTGGGAGATCCGGTGGCGGAGCAGGATTGGAAGCGGTCAGAACAAGGGCTCATGGGCGTTTACAGCCGATTTCTGCGGGACAAAATCAAGGCGGGGGTAAATAGCTGTCTAGATTATGAAAAGCCTTTAAAAGGGCTGAAAATTGTTGTAGATGCCGGCAACGGCGGTGGTGGCTTCTATGCCAAGCAGGTCCTGGCTCCTCTGGGGGCAGATATTTCCGCCAGCCAGTTTTTAGAGCCGGACGGCACCTTTCCTAACCATGCACCGAATCCGGAGGACAAAGCCGCCATGGCCGCCATCTCCCAGCAGGTGCTGGAGACTCAGTCCGACTTGGGGCTGATTTTTGACACGGATGTAGACCGCTCCTCTGCGGTGGATCACCAGGGACGGGAAATCAGTCGAAATGGTATTGTTGCCATGGCTGCTGCGCTGGTAGCAGAAACCTATCCGGGGACGACGGTGGTCACGGATAGTATTACCAGTGATCAGCTGACAGTCTTTCTGGAACAAGAGCTGGGGCTGAAACACAAGCGGTTTAAGCGGGGATACAAGAACGTAATTAATGAAGCTGTCCGGCTCAATGAGGAAGGAATCGATAGCCAGCTAGCTATCGAGACGTCGGGCCATGCCGCTTTAAAAGAAAACCATTTCTTAGATGATGGAGCCTATTTGGCTACCAAGATTGTCATCAAGGCAGCGCAACTGGCTGCTGAGGGGAAAACGTTAGATAGCTTGATTAATCGGCTGGAAGAGCCAGTTGAGGCCATAGAGATACGGCTGCCTATTACGTGTGAGGATTTCGGTCCATACGGAGATCGGATTTTGCAGGAGCTGCGCCAATGGTCTTCTATGTCAGACTGTGCCCAGCGCAAGGCTGATGGAGAAATTGAGGCGGTGGAAGAAGGGAGCTGTGTTCTTTGCCACTGCGGCATGAGTCTGGTGGAACCGAACTATGAAGGTGTGCGCATTAATTTCAACCAAAGCCACGGAGACGGCTGGTGTCTGCTGCGGAAATCCCTTCATGATCCGATTATGCCTTTGAACATTGAATCGAATCAGCCGGGGGGCTGTAAGCAGATTGCGGAGAAGCTAAGGCCGTTTCTGGCAGCCTATGAGCAGTTGGATATCAGCAAGCTGTAG
- the htpG gene encoding molecular chaperone HtpG, producing MEKKQFKAESKRLLDLMIHSIYTHKEIFLRELISNASDAIDKLYYLALTENTGISRDDFYIRLAVDKEARTLTISDNGIGMSKEEMENNLGTIAKSGSLQFKEENADKMDAKEEIDIIGQFGVGFYSAFMVASKIQVVSKAYGQEQAHLWESTGAEGYSIEPCEKENPGTEIILYIKEDTEDEKYGEFLEEYKVKGLIKKYSDYIRYPIKMNAEKHRMKEASEEQKADKDYTPEYETYREDETLNSMVPIWKKSKGTITEEDYNQFYKEKFFDFEEPAKVIHTNVEGVSTYNALMYIPARTPYNYYTKEYEKGLQLYSSGVLIMEKCADLLPDYFSFVRGLVDSQDLSLNISRELLQHDRQLKAIAVRLEKKIKAELLDMLHTDREKYETFFENFGMQLKFGAYNEFGMHKDAVQELLMFYSSSEKKLVTFAEYVSRMKEDQKYIYYACGESREKLDKQPQTEMLKDKGYEILYCTDEIDEFAIKIIGAVEEKSFKSVSSDDLGIEETAEEKEALEKQAEENKDLFAAMKEALEGKVSEVRVSQRLKSHPVCLTSNGDLSIEMEKVLNAIPANSDKVSAEKVLEINANHKVFASLKTAFGQDPEKVKAYAKLLYNQALLIEGMPIDDPIEFSNTICSLM from the coding sequence ATGGAAAAGAAACAATTTAAAGCAGAATCCAAGCGGCTGTTGGACTTGATGATTCATTCAATTTACACACACAAGGAAATATTCCTGAGAGAGCTAATCTCCAATGCCAGCGATGCCATCGACAAACTCTACTACCTGGCTTTAACAGAGAACACAGGTATCTCCAGAGATGATTTTTATATCCGGCTGGCGGTGGATAAGGAAGCTCGCACCTTAACCATAAGCGATAACGGTATCGGTATGTCCAAAGAGGAAATGGAGAACAATCTGGGCACCATAGCGAAAAGTGGATCGCTGCAATTTAAAGAAGAAAATGCAGATAAGATGGATGCCAAGGAAGAAATTGATATTATCGGTCAATTTGGCGTGGGCTTTTATTCGGCCTTTATGGTTGCGTCTAAGATTCAGGTAGTCAGCAAGGCCTATGGACAAGAGCAGGCACATCTATGGGAATCTACTGGAGCAGAGGGCTACAGCATAGAGCCATGCGAAAAAGAGAACCCAGGAACGGAAATTATCCTGTATATCAAAGAAGATACAGAAGATGAAAAGTACGGGGAGTTCCTGGAAGAATACAAGGTGAAAGGTCTGATTAAAAAATACTCAGATTATATCCGCTACCCTATCAAGATGAATGCGGAAAAGCATCGAATGAAGGAAGCAAGCGAAGAGCAGAAGGCGGATAAGGATTATACGCCGGAATACGAAACCTACAGAGAAGATGAAACCTTGAACAGCATGGTGCCTATTTGGAAGAAGAGCAAAGGCACTATTACAGAGGAAGATTACAACCAATTTTATAAAGAAAAATTCTTCGATTTTGAAGAACCGGCTAAGGTGATTCACACCAATGTCGAGGGCGTGTCGACCTATAATGCGCTGATGTATATTCCAGCTCGGACGCCATACAATTATTACACCAAGGAGTACGAAAAGGGCTTGCAGCTTTATTCCAGCGGTGTTTTAATCATGGAAAAGTGTGCCGATCTTCTACCGGATTATTTCAGTTTTGTCAGAGGGCTGGTGGACTCACAGGATTTGTCCCTGAATATCTCCAGAGAGTTGTTACAGCACGATAGGCAGTTAAAAGCGATTGCCGTTCGGCTGGAGAAGAAGATTAAAGCTGAACTATTAGATATGCTTCACACCGATCGGGAGAAGTATGAGACCTTCTTTGAGAACTTTGGCATGCAGCTGAAATTTGGTGCGTACAATGAGTTTGGCATGCACAAGGATGCGGTGCAGGAATTGCTCATGTTCTATTCCTCTTCGGAAAAGAAACTGGTGACCTTTGCAGAGTACGTGTCCCGAATGAAAGAGGACCAGAAATATATTTATTATGCTTGCGGCGAAAGCCGAGAGAAGCTGGATAAGCAGCCTCAGACTGAAATGCTGAAGGATAAGGGGTATGAGATCCTATACTGCACAGATGAAATCGACGAATTTGCTATCAAAATTATCGGGGCGGTAGAAGAAAAGTCCTTTAAATCCGTTTCCAGTGATGATTTGGGTATCGAAGAGACCGCCGAAGAAAAAGAGGCTCTGGAAAAGCAAGCAGAGGAAAATAAGGATTTATTTGCAGCCATGAAGGAAGCCCTGGAAGGCAAGGTTTCAGAGGTTCGGGTATCTCAGCGGCTGAAGAGCCATCCGGTGTGCCTGACCAGCAATGGAGATCTTTCTATTGAGATGGAAAAGGTGCTCAATGCGATTCCTGCTAACAGCGACAAGGTTTCAGCAGAAAAGGTGCTGGAGATTAACGCCAACCATAAGGTCTTTGCGTCACTGAAAACCGCTTTTGGACAGGACCCAGAGAAGGTAAAGGCTTACGCCAAGCTGTTGTACAACCAGGCTCTGCTCATCGAGGGAATGCCAATTGATGACCCTATTGAATTTTCTAACACCATCTGCAGCCTAATGTAA
- the rpsI gene encoding 30S ribosomal protein S9 produces MAKIQYQGTGRRKSSVARVRLIPGKGEIIVNKKPLEEYFGMEIVKREVRRPFEVAGCEGKFDVIATVNGGGFTGQAGALRHGISRALCVADKEAFRALLKAAGFLTRDPRMKERKKYGLKKARRASQFSKR; encoded by the coding sequence ATGGCAAAGATTCAATATCAGGGAACCGGAAGAAGAAAGTCCTCAGTTGCTAGAGTTCGATTAATCCCTGGAAAAGGTGAGATCATCGTAAACAAGAAGCCGCTGGAAGAATATTTCGGAATGGAAATTGTTAAAAGAGAAGTTAGACGGCCTTTCGAGGTGGCTGGCTGCGAAGGCAAGTTTGACGTAATTGCTACTGTAAACGGTGGCGGTTTCACTGGTCAGGCAGGTGCTTTGAGACATGGTATCTCCAGAGCACTGTGCGTAGCAGACAAAGAAGCGTTCAGAGCACTGCTGAAAGCAGCAGGATTCTTAACGAGAGACCCTCGTATGAAGGAAAGAAAGAAGTACGGTTTAAAGAAGGCAAGAAGAGCATCTCAGTTCTCCAAGCGTTAA
- a CDS encoding cysteine-rich small domain-containing protein has protein sequence MGKQYSFFNHSKCEYFPCHPTSKPEEFNCLFCYCPLYALGDKCGGNFRYTEDNIKDCSQCKLPHVKENFGYIMKKFMEIVEVAKRK, from the coding sequence GTGGGCAAGCAATATTCCTTTTTTAATCACAGCAAATGTGAATATTTTCCCTGTCATCCCACCAGTAAGCCGGAGGAGTTCAACTGCCTGTTCTGCTACTGCCCGCTCTATGCTCTGGGAGACAAGTGCGGGGGCAATTTTAGATATACAGAAGACAACATTAAAGATTGCAGTCAGTGCAAGCTGCCTCATGTAAAAGAGAACTTCGGTTATATCATGAAAAAGTTCATGGAAATTGTGGAAGTGGCCAAAAGAAAATAG
- the murI gene encoding glutamate racemase produces the protein MTSMIEKYDKPVAFLDSGVGGISVLNEAIRMMPYENYIYFGDSKNAPYGIRTTEEVRQLTEKNVKFLIEQGAKAVVIACNTATSAAAEYLRNKYKDFPIIGVEPALKPAALNHEGGKVLVMATPMTLAERKFQNLMKKYEEYATIIPVPCGGLMEFVEDGILSGDPLENFLLQLLPPNLRNNTEAVVLGCTHYPFIKEIIAKVIGGNVAIYDGGMGTARQLQRKLQREKLLRRIEEPGEVRMMNTLEKGERLKLSETLLISRPVNL, from the coding sequence ATGACTAGTATGATAGAAAAATATGATAAACCGGTTGCCTTCTTGGATTCGGGCGTTGGAGGCATTAGCGTGTTAAATGAAGCCATCAGAATGATGCCTTATGAAAACTACATCTATTTTGGGGATTCAAAGAACGCTCCCTACGGAATAAGAACCACAGAAGAAGTGCGGCAGCTGACAGAAAAAAATGTAAAATTTCTGATAGAGCAAGGGGCCAAGGCGGTGGTTATCGCCTGCAATACGGCTACCAGTGCAGCAGCAGAATATCTGCGAAACAAGTATAAGGACTTTCCCATCATTGGGGTGGAGCCAGCCTTAAAACCGGCGGCCTTGAATCATGAGGGGGGGAAGGTTTTGGTTATGGCCACACCTATGACTTTGGCCGAGAGAAAGTTTCAAAATCTGATGAAGAAGTACGAGGAATATGCTACAATTATTCCAGTACCTTGTGGCGGACTGATGGAGTTCGTGGAAGACGGGATTCTCAGTGGAGACCCGTTGGAGAACTTTTTATTACAGCTTTTACCACCAAACCTTCGGAACAATACGGAGGCTGTGGTACTGGGCTGCACCCATTACCCCTTTATAAAAGAGATTATTGCCAAGGTTATCGGCGGCAATGTGGCAATTTATGACGGAGGGATGGGCACGGCCAGACAGCTTCAGCGGAAGCTCCAGCGGGAGAAGCTGCTGCGGCGAATTGAGGAGCCAGGAGAGGTGCGTATGATGAATACCTTGGAAAAAGGAGAGCGACTTAAATTGTCAGAAACACTGCTGATTTCCAGGCCGGTAAATCTATGA